The genomic DNA GTGCCTGCTCATCAAGCACAGCCACAACACCCAAAGTTGTGCTAGTTTTTTCTTACAGGCAGGGAAACTGATGCATGGGGCTAGAGAAGGGCAAGGTTTGCATTAGTTGTGAGGACAAGCACAGAGTCATTAATTGGGTTTGGAAATCAAACATGCATGTGATGTTCCTCAGCTCTGCACTTACCAATGCCAAGCCAGCAGCCCTCCCCTCACCCCCAGTGCTTCCAGCAGCCTCAAAGCAGCACTGAATCCAAGGGGAAATCCCTGCACTGCATCTTCCATGGACTTTGAGTGGCTCCCTCCTACAAACTGCCCAGGGTGACCCTCTCAGACTGGTCTGGTGTCACTTCTGCAGTGATGGGGGTCTGcaggagctcaaggcacaggcagagggaggggaCACCTGGATGCTGGAGGGCtgatcatggaatcatggaattgtttgggttggaagggactttagaCACCATCTCATTCCATGCCTGTGCCATGAGAAGGGACACCTTAGACTAgaccaggtggctccaagccccatccagcctggccttggacacttccagggatccaggggcagccacaggtgctctgagcaccctgtgccagggcctgctcatcctcagagggaagaatttcttcctaacatctagtctaaatctctcctctttcagttttaaactgttcccccttgtcctgtcactattTGCCCATGTAAAAAGTGGCTCTTCCTCTTTGTTAcaagcccctttaggcactggaaggctgCAAAGTTTCTAAAGGATGGGGGAAATGTGGCCCTTGTTCTGGGAAACCTCTGTAGTGAGGAGGATGCAGGGAGAGAAGCCCAGGAGAACCTTAACTTCaaggctgagctctgcaccACAATCTGACTTATTTAGGAAAGAGACTGACCTTTTCCAACTCAGCACAACCAGGCACAAGGTGAACCTGAGATAACTGCCTGGAAGAAGCTTGCACAAGGGACATACTGCAAGCACCCTTCCCCATCATCTCACCATcctgctggagagctggggaaggggtggCACGTGGTGGCCTCATGCTGGCAAGAAACCatcagagctggaggaggacaTGCTGCCAACCCAAAGCAGCCAGCACCCATCAGTGAGCCCAGCACCACGCACCAAGGGCTAATCCAAGCAGGAACAGTTTGGACTTGCAGCTGAGGGACAGCATCAGGCACCAGAGGTGGCATGCCAGGGGGGACAGACACACAGCTGGGATGGGGGGAGAGCagcaagctgcaggcagagcatgcagggacagggagagcaggCATCTGACAGAGAGAAGGAGGAGCGGAGGAAGGGATAATAAATAGAAAGTTGTCTATACCTCAGCACCTCCGAGACAGAGGAATCGCTGTCATCAGACCTAGGGGCAGAAAATTAGCAGGATTATGGGAGAGAAAACCCAGACTAGAGAAGGCAGCGGTGGAGTCAGAGGTGGAAGATTGTTATTGCATCCAAGCCATGTAGGACAGAGAGAAGGAgtggagggagggagaaggagaagcACACATGGAGAACCAAGGGAGAGCAGAAGAGCAGGAGGGCGTGTGAGGATCAGACAGCAGGTCTCCATCAGGGAACACCAGCGCTGCTAGCAAGCCCAGAGCAGCACTtgagcagagcagcccagctgccaggagaggctggagcagcaTTTGTGGCTGGATGCCAGTCCAACAGCTTCCTTTGAGCCCTCATCCCCTCACCCCATCCTGCTCCCTCGTCTTTCCAGGGGTCCAAGTCAGGCACCACcctgtctgcaggcagaggcCAGGACTGTGAGCTCAGAGGGGCAcagtgggcaggagcacagccctggcatggcagctgctccatcacagggagcagcagggaggtgaagTGGTGACAGGGCACTGGCTGGAGCCAATCCAAGCCCTGGTGTTCTCCACAGGACTCAGTACATGCCATGTGCTATCCTGGCCTGGGTTCCCCTCGCTCAGACACTCTCACCCCAGCAGGACTTACTTGTCCAAGGCAGATCCCTGGCTCTGGGTGCTTGTGAGACGGGAGAAGACGTTGCGGTCGTTGCGCGGACGGGTGGGTGGGGACGAGGGTGGTGTGAAGCCAATGTCTGTAGGCCTGAGCCAAAGGATCAGAGGGACACGTGACTTGGGAACTGCTCATCTGGCATCTGACTGGCACCAGAAAGAATCCTGGGCCGCACAGCCCCCCCTGCCCATGTCACTGATCCTCCCAAGCTCACCTGGCAGGCTGCCCGCGGTCGTAGGATTTCCGCCGTGTCAGAGGCGAAGTGTCCGAGCCCCGGGACTGCCTGGGACTGCAGCAGGGGAACAAAGCAGAGTGGGTGCCTACCCCTGCACCAGGATCCCTCCACACTGAACACCTCTGTCCTCCCCCAGAAGAGCAAACAAGAGATTGGACTGGAGTCACAATCTCGTGGCAGCCCACAAGTGCGGAGGCCTTTGGCAACCCAAGACACCTTGAAAAGGGCTGATAATCCAGAACAGAGAGTTGGGGACCTCCCccttctttccctgctcctgaagtatcctcctctccctctgcaaAGGACACCAACATACTCCTACGCTCTCCAAGCCCCGCTGAGGAAATTCACCACTGCATGCTGTAGCCAAGCATGGACAGATGCAGAATTGGGCTCTCCTTCACCTCTCTGCACCTCCACAGGCCCAGCTTCCCCAGGCCCAGGCCTCCTTGAGCCTCCCCGACCCTCGTGCCATGCTCACAAGGTGCTGCCTCGCGTGGGCAGGCTGATGGTGCGTGACACCTTCTCCTTGTAGTAGGGGTCCCGGATGGAGAAGCCGATCCCGTCCTCTTTGATCTCCATGAGGGATGCCAAGGACTTGGTGATGTTCTTGGTGGAGACGTCCAGCGTGGGTCCCAGACACTCGGCTGACACTGCCTTCATCTGCCCCGAAAGCTTGGGCTCTCCctagagcagggcagagggctcagggtgggcagcatggggagcagtgggagcagcagagTTTGTGCTCTCTGGCCACAAACCAGCTCCCCCATGTGCCACTGGGATGCCCATCACAGCCAGCTCTCCAGCAAACATGACAGCCTGTACAGAACAATGGCTGCTTCCCTCCATGGGGACATCCTCAGTGATACTCAGATCTGAAAGGTACTGCTGGTGTCGTGGGTGTTTCCCAAGTCTCTGGTGCTCCAGGACAGGACCACTGTACCAGGAGACCTTGGCTCTGCCCATCCAGAGAGCAGCCATACTGCCTTAAGCCAAGCCTGGCTCCCCAAGGTTCAGACTGCAGAGTAGAGGCCTGAAGCATCACTGAACATCCTTCCATCCCCCCTCCCAGCCTCTGTGACCAGGCCACACAAAAAGACCCACTAACCTTGAACTTGAAGTCATCCTGGCTTGCTGAGCCCTTCATGGTGAAAGACTGGGAGATGCTGCAAGGAGAAAAGAGCCAAGATGGATCTCCAGTGCCAAACTCTCTTCAGAAAGCTGGTGCCACTGGTCCACCAGACTCCTTGGGTCAccctctgccccccagcacccTTTCTCCAAGGAATGACCAAGACTTCACTCCCTGCTCATGTCCAAGACACATCCTGCTCCCcccaccaagggctgggcacCACAGAAAAGCTCAGGTGGGGCTTTGTTCATCCATGCCCCTCTACGAGGTCCATAAATGGCACCAGACATTGTGCCCCAGCCACCACCACCTCAGGCAGCGCCAGGCTGGGTGCTCACCTCCCATCTGAGGCCAGGCTGAACTCTGAAACTTCCTCATCTGTGCTGGTGTAGCCGTTCTCTGTGAGAGGAGACAATGCATCAGCAGAGGGGACCCAGAGGGGACCCCACTGTCACCAGCCCCATCCAAACCCTGCAGTAGAGGGGGCAGCCCAGGAAGGTGTGGGGGTGACCCAGTCCTGGTCCCTGTTATCCATGGCCAGGAAAACATGGGGGGTGACCCAGTCCTGGTCCCTGTTATCCATGGCCAGGAAAACATGGGGGGTGACCCAGTCCTGGTCCCTGTTATCCATGGCCAGGAAGGCATGGGGGGTGACCCAGTCCTGGTCCCTGTTATCCATGGCCAGGAAGGCATGGGGGTGACCCAGTCCTTGTCCCTGTTATCCCTGGCCAGGAAGGCATGCGGGGTGACCCAGTCCTGGTCCCTGTTATCCATGGCCAGGAAAACATGGGGGGTGACCCAGTCCTGGCCCTGTTATCCCTGGCCAGGAAGGCATGGGGGTGACCCAGTCCTGGTCCCTGTTATCCGTGGCCAGGAAGGCATGGGGGGTGACCCAGTCCTGGTCCCTGTTATCCACGGCCAGGGCACACACTCCCACCCAACATGGCCCTTGGGCAGGGTTGCAGCCACAGCACCTCCAGATGCTTTCTGGAGAACCAGTACGGGTGGGCacccagcacacaggcagcacagctggcctGAAGATGCACCTGCCTCCAGCCCCACCTTGCTGGACGTTGTGGATCAGTGCCTGCAGCTCGGGGTGGGACTCAGCCTTCTCCCTCAGGGCGTCCAGCAGGGCGTGGTTCTGCGAGGAGCTGGCCACGTCCGACTGCCGCAGCCGCCCCTCCAGCAGCCGGATCTGCGCCTCCTTCTGggccacctgcagcccctgtgcaAGCAACGCTGGCACTCAGGAGGGTGCCACAGGTCCTTGCCACCAGGTGGCAGCCAGGAAGAAACCCTGTGACACAtgcacacccagccctgccccacaccTTGTCGATGGAGGCTTTCAGGAAGTTGTCCAGCAGCAGCCGGGCTTCGgccagggagcaggagctgatcACCACCGAGGTGTCCGTGGAGTCCAGCTCCTCCTGAAACACAGAGACaagggctggatgcagcaggGTAGCTTTGCTGCTGGATGTGGGATGGGTGGAAGGGTCTCCATGGCAAGCACAGCGCTTCCATCACCCTGCAAGCACTGCCCAGTCCAGCCCTCACCCTCCCCAGTCTGCCCAGTGGCTACCGGGGAGATCCAGCCATGGGACTGTCCAGCACTGAAGGGTTTATGCACTGCTACAGAAATTCTGGTTCCCACACAAAGCTAGACAGAGAACAGACACCAGGCTCACCCAATCCACAACCCAAAGCCCAGTGTGAATTAACAGCAGCCCTTCTTCTCTGCTAATCAAGGTGACAGCTGgagacaaggcagggacagcacacaggctcCATTTCAGGCTGCAGGCATtgaggggagctgggagctgcccagTGGCATGCCCAGTATCACAGCTGGACACAAAACCTAGATGGTTTCTGCTGGGAAAAGCCAGTCCTCCTAGGATGTTTCCAGTGCATGAAGCAACAACCATGGGTACAAGTGACCACCAGCCCTGTGGGCAAACGGGGGCCACAGCTTCCCTACAATTCCAGGGCAGCAGGACACCAGCAGCCTGTCCACGGACATGCAAGGACCTGCCAGAACTCCTCTCTGTAATTAATCACCTAATGAGAAGTGACTGTGTGGATGAAGCCCCACCAAGAGTGACAGCTCAGAGGACTCTGGTTCctctgagcagagcccagccccagctggctgTGGCCAAGGGTGCTCTTTCCACAGAGGGATGCTCTCATTTTCTCCCTGCCAGCCAGACCCAGCCCTACTGCTCACCTTGGTCTCCTCAATCTGCATGATGGTGGCCTGGCAGTCTGAAATGCTGTCGTTGATATAGTCAATGTTGGCCCCCAGCACCTCAATCTCCTCGTTCAGCTCTTGCAGCCCCTTCTGCTCCTTGGggctctctgcctgcagctttgCCCGCTTGCCCAGCAACGCCTCCTGCAGCAGCGACAGCTCCTCACGTTtctgggggaaaagggaagggggaTCAGCACTGTTCCCATGGCCACCTCCCTGTCCTGCACCCACCACCCAGCCCTCTCTGTGCCCAGTGCTACAGCCACCTTGATGAGCCTCTCCATGTCTGCCTCCAGGTTGACGATGGTCATTCTCTGCATGACAATGTCGAAGATGCGCCGCTCCAGGGACTGCCACTTGAGGCGGGCAGCTTTGCTGAAGGTCTGGCTCGTCCCCTTCTTGGGGAACTTCTTCCTACAGCCAGAGGGAAGAAGAGGCATTTGGGCAGATGGCCACACCATGCTGGAGAGCTAGGCTTGCCCCTGGATCTGGGATCTGGCTGGCCAGAAACAGAGGATGCATCTGTGTTGTTTCTGCATTGCCATTGCCCATTTGCTTTTCCTCTAGCAAAGCGGGACAAGAGATGAgtccagcagggtttgtgccacAACATTTAATCCTCATGGAGGGCCAGCTTTGAGCTCAAGCCCAAGTGACAGTCacactctgccagcacagcttaTCACAGGGTCACTGATTTAATATGGCTCAGGTGGACACTAAACAGCCATCCTTCAACCTCCACCACCAGCCAAAAGCCAGGCATGGGGGTCCCTGGGATGTCTCACCCCCTAccacccagcccctgccctgacCTGGCAGGCCGAGCCCCATTAATGGAGGACGAGGGGTCTCCCAGGAAGTTGTTGATCTTCCTGTTCCACTGGCGCACGATGCTGGAGACGGAGCGAGCGCCCGACTCGGGCTCGGAGGAGGTGGTGCTGGCCGAGACCTCGGCGCCCGAGTCCATCATGGCCGGCTTCTGGCTCATCCTGCCTGCCACCCGCTCTGACATGGGCTTGGCCAGACGGCGCAGCGCTGACACCTGCCCGCGGGAAGGACAGAAGAGAGGCTGTCAGCGGGGCAGCCACACCCAGCCTAAACCCGTTGGCATCACCCCCAGGTCCCCACAGGTTTgagagcagcaaagcccagggACTTTTGTGCCTCATGGAGTTCCCTCTCCCCCCTCCACCCctgccaccagctctgctgcttgggatggGGAACTCTGCTGCTGCCTACATCCATTTTTCCACTCAGTTCCTGAGCCATAAAACCTCTCCCTGCTTTTTGCAGATCCCATTCCCAAAGCCAGCCCAGATTGTCTGAAAGATGGGATTTCTCTGAGCCAAGCACTGGGACCCAGATCCCATGGAAGCTGGGGGCTATGTGGAGGAAACCCCCTTTCCTCACCTCCTGGGTTTTCCTCCGCAGCACTATTTCCTGCTGTCGCTTCTGAGATTCCAGAGCCCTGATCTGGAACTGCAtgagtgagaaagaaaaagacaccCCTGAGGTCCAGCCCAGACGTGGTTGCAGTCCCAGTGCTCCTTTTGGCACAGTCTCACTCCTGAGTCTAACAATGAGCCTTGAGCTGGCTCTGGTTGCACATTCCACCCTCCCACAGCATCCCCACAACTCCAACAGGAGCAGTGGGAAGCCTTCGGGAGCTGCTcatccagctgtgctctgctaGGACCTCCAGCGAGGCTTCACCAAGCTTCAAGGTATGTGTGAGCAGCTGGAGTGGCAGAGCAGGACAaacagcccctccccagccagaCCAGCCCCTGCACGGGGCAAGGCAGGCTCTCACCTCCTGCCGGCGCTGCTCCTTCTTGAGCTGCGCGATCTCGCGGTTCCTCTTGGTCTCGGccagccgccgccgctgctgctcctcccGCATCTGCTTCATCAGCGCCACCTGCAAGCAGGGGCCGCTGTGCCACCGCGCCGGGCCACCACCCACCCCGCAGACACGCTCTGTGCTTGCCACCAGAGTGCCAAACACTGCTCCACGCGGGACCCGGGCACATCCAGGTACCTTTGCCTTCTTCATCTCGGCCACTTCTGCCTGCAGCTTCCGCAGCTCGCGCTCGTAGCGGGACTGGTTCTTGAGCAGGCGAGCGTGCTCCTTCtgggctgcctgcagcttctGCAGGTCCCGGTTCATCTCCTTCAGCCGCTTCTCGTAGTCTGCCTTGATCTTGTTGGCTTTCTCCTCTGTGTAGCACTCCATGGTGCCTGGTGGGTGGGGAGAGAGCTCGCAAGGGCCATGCACCCCGGGATCCTCCTGTACCCACATACCTGCCTGGAGGCACCAAGCACTGCACCCCTCCCTGTCCCATCAGAGCCCCCCTGACCCTTTGTGAACTGGGGTCTGTCTGGGAATACCCTCTGGAAGAGCTCAGAGTGCAGATACAACGGCTGgcctgagcagggctgcagacTGGGACCCACAGCCACACACAGGGGTGACCCTGCCCTATTTAAGCCTGGAGATCAGCCACCCCACTGGGTCTTTTGCCTCTCCATTTCCCCAGGAATCCCCCCAGCTCATGAGGTGGTGCTCAAGGCTGAAAGAGGCTTTGCCTGCCACCAGTCTCCAGTACCAGCAGGGtccagagctgtgcagctgactgatgctgctcccacagcaagACAAGCAGAGTCTTGGGGGTGCCAGGGATTCAAGGACAGGCAGGGGGATGGACAAAGCTCTACCAGAGCAAGGGGTGGATGCTTTCACTTAGAGTTAGCTGGGCTTGAGCTGGAACTGGGGTCTGAGAATGGGATCCCAAGGGTGAGGCAGTTCTCACTGAGGTTTTGCAGGACCCGGTCCCGCTCCAGCTGCGTGTCCCGAATCTTGTTCTGCAGTAGGATCAGCTTCTCCTCATACTGGTGCTTGAGGGTCTGCAAACGCCGCTGGCTGTTCTCCAGCTCATCAATCAGCTTCTGCTTGATCTCAATCTCACAGGTTAGGTCCGCCAGGTCAGCCTGGAAATTCACAGCtggaggcagaggagaaagtCAGGCTGGGAGGCATGGGGAGCATCACTTCCACGGCCCCACTGAGTCACAGCACATGGAAAGGGCAGAGAAGCTGATGGGAACCCCCactgtggggagcagcagcacccaaagagcactgcagcagccctggggctctTGCAAGTCCTACACAACAGACTTGGTTGgggcatggtgagctctgcCTCCCCAAGAGCAGAGCTCATTGCCAGAGACACCAGCAAGTGCCCTTCCATGCCCATGGCTGCACACAGATCTCCACTTTACCCTTCTCCTCTGCATCCGAGTCTGAGTCCACCAGGCTCTCTTCACTGCCCGAGTCCTCATCTTCATCCTCACGCccatcctcttcctcacagccaCTCTCATCCTGTTCTTCCTCCTCCTAAGAGATGAGTGCCTAATCTCAGCCAGCAGGATGGTCTGTCCTTCTGCCCACAGCTTCTCCCTCCTCCAAACCTGAGCTCACCCTACAGCAATGGGCCACAGCCCCCCGGTGGGACTCGGCCTCCCACTCAGGatgcccaggggctgcagcaccatTTTGGACCAGCACATACTGTTGAGAGGAACAGCAATTTGACCCATCCATTCTTGCATCCATCCCTTCCCAGCTGACCCCTCCTCATCTATGCTGATTCAAACCAAGCCCCCCAAAACATGGACTCCTTGTTGTACATCCAGGCTGACTGGGGAGTACCCAGTTCCTCCCTGCTCTAGCATGGAGTCCTCAGCAGAACGACCCTTCcagcctgcttcagggccagGCTGAGCTTGGTTCCTGTCCCATGTGTGGCAATTTCAGTGCTCCACCACCCAGACATCCCCCCAGTGTGAGCACGATGCCCACTCACCTCTTCCACCTCGTTCTCATCTGTCTCTTCCCCATTGTCCTGCTGCAGTTTCTGCCTCTTCTTAAATGCCTCCTTCTCTGGGCTGGAGGGAACAGAGGGGGCTGGTGAGTCCCAGCATGAGAAAGGTTCTGCTGGGCCACCCTCCCTCCCGCTTTTGGACTCTTTGGGGAAAACAGCCTCTGGAATTACGTGGCAGGGAAAAGGAGAccaagggcagggcagggctgggaggggaatGAGGCGTGTGGGCTCTGGTgtagcagagctgggggaagcagGAGACCCAACCCCACAGGGACAGACCCAGCCTCCCCTTGCCAACACCTCCCCACACCTCTTCCTCTGCTGCCGCCTCTCTTTCTTCTTCAGGCGCTCCAGGTCCTGCTTGGCCCTTCGCAGCACGTCGGAGGCCTCGGTGTCCaggggggcggcggggctgcagagcccggCCAGCCCCGCGCCCGGCGAGGAGCCCACGGGGAACGGGGGCCGGGCAGACACCCGCGAGAGGCTGCGGCGCAGGGACTCGTTCATGGACTCGCTCTCCAGGAGCTTCGTCCTGGGGAGTGCAAACAGCACAGTCAATGAGGGGCCATCCCTCTGCCCTACAGGGTGGGTCTTGCCTGGGtttagaatcacagagtggtttgggctggaagggaccttaaacctCATCTCGTGCCCCATTCCTGCTATGgaaggggcagggacaccttccactagaccaggctgctccaagctccataCACTTACAGATATGGAATaaccacagctgctttgggcagACTGACACTTTTGGTGCCactgcctcaccaccctcacagggaagaatttcttcctaacttttaatttaaatctctccacttttcttttaaagccATTTTCCCTTGTGCTATCACTATCTGTCCAccttaaaacaaaaaatccagcACTCTCCCTCTTTCTTATAAGCCTCCTTTAGGCAGTGGAAGGGGCTCTAGGGGCTCTTCTACAGATTGGACATGATGTGATTGCACACATCATGTTCAACCTGCAGAAGACTCTCTCGGAGTCTTCTACGGATTGAACACGATGTGTGCCAAGGACAGAGTCACTACTAAGCCATTCCCCCTAATGATGGGTCAGAAAGCCACAATGCTGCCAGACAGGGTACCAGGATTGAGCAAGAGACTGGGATGGACCCATCTTTGGGAGGCAGCAGTCCCTGGAAGACCCCAGGCACTTCAAACAGCACCTCCCCCTCCATCAATGCCCCACCAAGGACAACAACAGCCACAGCACTACCTGGCACCAAGGCTGGGCCTCCTTCaaccctgcacagcagcactgcttaCAGTCCACCCCAGCAATGCTGGAGGCACTGAGCTGTGAGCCACCCAGCCCTAGCCCCTGGCCCCAGAGTGCCCAGCTGTGTGCCCGCTCACCTCAGCTCCTCAATCTCCCGGATGTAGTTCTGGATGAGGGTGCCGATGGCTTCGTTCCCGTCACCTGCAGCGGGGAGAGGCACACGCTGCTGTAccacagcccctggccctgctgctgcccgggcTGGCCCAGCGTGCCAcgtgccagcccagcctcacCTGCTTTGGCCAGCATCAGGTTGGCCTCCTGGCTCATGAGGTAGGTGACCCTGCTGTTGATGGCGTCGATGGCCTCCTGCATGGCCTTGACGCGCATGCGCAGGGCGCTGTTCTCCTTCTGCAGCATGGCGTTCTCCCGGAACAGGTCGCTGTAGCCCTCTGCGCCATCCTCCCCGATCACCCGCTTGCcctgggggcacagcaggggagcccctgagggcagggcaggctggcacagggacaccaccACTGCACCCCTGGGGGCAACCCCAGACACAGCAGGGACAAAACTAGGGACCAGGAAAGCCTGAGCTGAACATGATGAGGGTGAGATGCTTCAGGGCTTCTCTCTGCCTTACCACCCCCAAAACCTGGCCAAGGTcctgccttgacaggcaggagCTCAGACCCTGTTTCTTAAGCCTCCTGACTCCTCCTAGCAGTTTCTCCTGGGGGGCAGGggatgggaggcaggagggtcTGTCCCACTAAACCTGCCAAACTCAAACACAAGGAGGGGCCTTTCTGCACCTGTCTCTGCCTCCTCGCCAGGGTTGCTCCATCAGCTGGGTTTGCCTTTGGTGGAGTTAATTTTCATCACAGCAGCTTTTGTGTGGTGCTGTGTTTGGGATCTGTGCTGAGAACAGCACTGACCCCACAGGGATGATTTAGCTCCTGCTGAGTCAGGAGCTGTTCTGCCCCCACCAGCATTGGGCCAggggtgcacaaggagctggggggacacagccaggacagctgtcCCCCACTCACCACAAGGATATCCCAAACCACAGGAtgtcatgctcagcatataaagctgggggaaggaagcagaAACAGGGGATGCCTGGAGTGCTGTCCCAAGTCACTTTACACTTGACAGagttctgctgggctggggatggctgaacacctccCTGTGATGGGACATGGGGAATGAGTTCCTTAGTTTGCTTTACTTAAACTGTATCTAATCCAAGGAATTTTCTCACTCTCTCCCAGTTCTCTCTCCCATCCCACTGGGGGGCAGCGAACAGCTGGCTGCAGTGGTTCccttgctgggcacagcaggacatGGCACCACTCACTGCCTTGTACTCCATGAGCTCCATCTGCAGCCGGGCGATCTCGGCGCGCAGCGCGCTGATCTGCTGGCTCGTCTTGTCCTGGTTCACCACCACCTTGTTCTTGATGTTGCGAGCCCGGTTGGCGTACTTGAGCGTGTTCAGGGTCTCCATGAAATCCCGGTCAGAGGGGCTCACGCAGGCAATCATGATGGTTTGGCTTGGGGATGCAAGAGCAGGGTGAAAGACAgtccctgcacagctcagcaACCCAGCAGGTGCAAACCCAGGACTCAGCACAGAGCACTGACCCCACACATCCACCCTGGATGGAAGCCCATCCTGGGCCCTTCTGGGTTTTAAAACAAGGTATGAACTGGGGTCATCCctcccacagccagagcagccaCAAGACCCCACAAGCACATCACACAGCACTGGGCAAAGGCAGACCTTCCTCAATGCCTCCCTCTTTGGAGAAGAGGCAGGGAATTCAATCCCATTCTGGGCACCATCACTTGCCAAGTCCCAGATCTGTCAGGGCTCAGGAAGGTTTTGCATGAGCTGATTCTGCCAAAGCTGCTAACTGCACCTGAGGCTGATGATGTCTTTATATCTGCAAAGTCATGCCTTGCCTGGAAGGCATCTCTTCCTCACCAGGCAGCCACTGGAGCCCTGAGACAGCTCCTGCATAGCTCCAGAGACCCCTCAGCCCCATGGGCAGGGggacagcccctgcagccctcgGCCCAAGCTCAGCCCCCACCTGGGACCCCCTTACCTGTTGCCCCCGAGGGAATCCTGCAGCAGGCGAGTCAGCTTGGAGTCACGGTAGGGCACGTGCACGACCTTCTTGCTCTGGTCTCCAAGGGCACTGATGACATTCCCCAAGGCCAGCTACCAACACAAAGGGAAGCCCCCCCAGATTCAGCCCTGGCTGAGGATACAGCACCTCAGGCCTGGGGCACCCACTGTAGCACAGGTTTGGGTTGCACCAGGGGCAGGCGTGGTGCTTCCCTTAGCCTGGGTGTGCCTCTCTCCCATGCTGCACTGAGAAGAAGCATCAAGCCCCAGAGTGGGTTTTTTAGCTCTGATTAGCAGATCTCACCCTTTTGGGAGctgcacccctgtgcccagctgtacCCCTCCCCACAGCACGAGTCTCCTttggggcagagctgtgcccccACCACTGTCACTGTGCGTTTTCTCACcatcaggcacaggcagcacaaaCCCCAGCCACGACAGCATac from Passer domesticus isolate bPasDom1 chromosome 25, bPasDom1.hap1, whole genome shotgun sequence includes the following:
- the KIF21B gene encoding kinesin-like protein KIF21B isoform X2, whose amino-acid sequence is MAAPDSCVKVAVRIRPQLPKEKIEGCHICTSVTPGEPQVLLGKDKAFTYDFVFDLDTWQERIYTTCMGKLIEGCFEGYNATVLAYGQTGAGKTYTMGTGFDMSISEEEQGIIPRAISHLFSGIEERRRAAQSQGLAAPEFKVSAQFLELYNEEILDLFDSTRDPDARHRKSNIKIHEDASGSIYTTGVTSRLISSQDELIQCLKQGALSRTTASTQMNVQSSRSHAIFTIYLCQTRVCARPELVNEEVSSLLDGSQPAAEYETLTAKFHFVDLAGSERLKRTGATGERAKEGISINCGLLALGNVISALGDQSKKVVHVPYRDSKLTRLLQDSLGGNSQTIMIACVSPSDRDFMETLNTLKYANRARNIKNKVVVNQDKTSQQISALRAEIARLQMELMEYKAGKRVIGEDGAEGYSDLFRENAMLQKENSALRMRVKAMQEAIDAINSRVTYLMSQEANLMLAKAGDGNEAIGTLIQNYIREIEELRTKLLESESMNESLRRSLSRVSARPPFPVGSSPGAGLAGLCSPAAPLDTEASDVLRRAKQDLERLKKKERRQQRKSPEKEAFKKRQKLQQDNGEETDENEVEEEEEEQDESGCEEEDGREDEDEDSGSEESLVDSDSDAEEKAVNFQADLADLTCEIEIKQKLIDELENSQRRLQTLKHQYEEKLILLQNKIRDTQLERDRVLQNLSTMECYTEEKANKIKADYEKRLKEMNRDLQKLQAAQKEHARLLKNQSRYERELRKLQAEVAEMKKAKVALMKQMREEQQRRRLAETKRNREIAQLKKEQRRQEFQIRALESQKRQQEIVLRRKTQEVSALRRLAKPMSERVAGRMSQKPAMMDSGAEVSASTTSSEPESGARSVSSIVRQWNRKINNFLGDPSSSINGARPARKKFPKKGTSQTFSKAARLKWQSLERRIFDIVMQRMTIVNLEADMERLIKKREELSLLQEALLGKRAKLQAESPKEQKGLQELNEEIEVLGANIDYINDSISDCQATIMQIEETKEELDSTDTSVVISSCSLAEARLLLDNFLKASIDKGLQVAQKEAQIRLLEGRLRQSDVASSSQNHALLDALREKAESHPELQALIHNVQQENGYTSTDEEVSEFSLASDGSISQSFTMKGSASQDDFKFKGEPKLSGQMKAVSAECLGPTLDVSTKNITKSLASLMEIKEDGIGFSIRDPYYKEKVSRTISLPTRGSTFPRQSRGSDTSPLTRRKSYDRGQPARPTDIGFTPPSSPPTRPRNDRNVFSRLTSTQSQGSALDKGIINPVGGTKNARTAPLQCVSVAEGHTKPVLCLDATDELLFTGSKDRSCKMWNLVTGQEIASLKGHPNNVVSIKYCSHTGLVFTVSTSYIKVWDIRDSARCIRTLTSSGQVISGDACAGTSSRTVSSVQGEHQINQIALNPSGTALYAAAGNAVRVWELSRLQPVGKLSGHIGPVMCLTVNQTASNHDLVVTGSKDHYVKVFEITEGMAGNIGPTHNFEPPHYDGIECLAIQGDVLFSGSRDNGIKKWDLEQQELIQQIPNAHKDWVCALAFIPGRPMVLSACRGGVIKVWNVDTFTPVGEIKGHESPINAICTNSKHIFTASSDCRVKLWNYVPGLTPCLPRRVLAIKGRATSLP